The Chamaesiphon minutus PCC 6605 DNA window TGGGAAATGTGACATAAGCGACGGGGATCTGCTTGGCTTTGAGTACGGCTACCATCATTTCTGCTTGATTTGGCGGAACGACTTTGTCCTCCAATCCCTGAAAGAAGGCGATCGGACAGGACAATCGATCGGTAAAATAGAGTGGCGATCTGGCTTGATAAAGATCGGCTTGAGCCGGATAGGGAGCCACTAATCGATCGAGATAGCGAGATTCAAATTTGTGCGTATCTTTGGCGAGTGAGGCTAAATCGCTGACGCCATAATAACTCGCACCTGCTTTGAAGGTATCGCCAAAGGTCAGTGCGGCTAGAGTAGTATAACCGCCCGCGCTCCCTCCCGAAATTGCCAAGCGGTTGGCGTCGGCCAAACCTTGTCGCACTAGGTAGAGTGCGGCATTGGTACAATCATCGACATCGACGATGCCCCACTTGCCATCGAGACGGTGTTGATAGGCTTTACCATAGCCAGTACTCCCACCATAATTGACATCTACTACTGCAAAACCGCGACTCGTCCAATATTGGGTTTTGAGGCTAAGTTGATTGGAAGTGGCTGCGGTAGGCCCGCCGTGACTTTTGACGAGTAAGGGGGGTTTCTCGCCCAGTAATGGTTGATAATCGGGATTGGTCGGTGGATAATAAAATGCAAACGCAGTATTCCCATCGGTAGTGGGAAATTCGATCGACTCCGGGATCGAGAAATAGCGAGGATCGATTTTTAAGCGATTGGAACGTTGGAGAATTTCGCGCGATTCTGTCAGCAGATCGATGGTAATAATTTCATTGGCATGAGTTGCTGAAGCCGCACAGCAAACTACTAAATTACCAGCCGCACGCACGTTGGAAATATCTGTATACGGGACATTCAGCCGCGTTAGATGTCCGCTGAGGGTATTGATCAGTGCGAGGTGCCAGACGCCGCGTTGAGTGTAAGTGCAAACGATCCGATTGCCCACTAATGCGTAAGTTGACATCCCAAATACCCATTGGGGGAGACCAAATTCGGCCTCTAATTCATGCACGGGCTTAACTGTGCTACCTTGCCAACAGTAGAGATTGCCCCAACCCGTGCGATCGCTGACAAAATATAATGTATCATCTCCAGCCCACTGGGGTTGAAAGATGGCTTGATTCGCACCACCAGCAATCAATGATGGTGCGGCAAGATAACCATTAACGATATTGGCAACTTGTAAATTAGTGCCATCCCAAGGCAAATTGGGATGATTCCAACTCAACCAAGCCAACCTACTCCCATCTGGACTCAATCGCGGCGCAGCATAAAAGTCACAGCCACCTGCCATAACTTGAATGTCATCTGGTTTGGCGATATCGATACTGACGATCGTATTTAATGGCTCGAAGTCTGCCGAATCATGTTCTTCCTGCACGCAAATCAATCGGTGACGCAGCGTATCGACACTCAGATCTGCATAGCGTTTCTTTTTGTCATGGGTGAGTTGCCGAACTTGTTGTGGCTGCTCCGATCGTAAATCCTGGACGTACAGACAGTTATCGCTGATATTACTAAAATAAACGCAACCATCGACGACGGTATAAGCGGCACCACCGTATTCGTGAACGCGGTTGCGGACGTTATATTCTGGCGGCGTCACGTCCGTATTTTTACCGTCTGAGGTGCGCCTAACAATGACACTGCGTCCGGCTTCTTGGGGACGAGATTCTAACCAATAAATATCTGCTCCATCGATGACGATCGAACCAAGTCCGATACTATCTGCGACGATCGCATCAGCCGTAATCGGCGACTTCCAGGAACCAAAGGGAGCAAGTTGCATAGTGGCGATCGATTTAGAGTGGTGTAGTAGCGACCGTCAGTAACAATTGAGCTTGCACGACTAGGCGCATAGTACTGACCCAAAACTCGCCTAACAGAATTCTAACCGATCGTGTCTAATCCGCAGCCTCGATATTTACCAGAAACTTACAATTGGGAGCGGGAGCTGCGGCTCGTCAGCAACTAAGCTTCCGCCACGGTAATATCTAAAGATGCTCGGACTCGATCGAGTGGCAGGTCCCACATCGATAGCCAATCGACACCAAATAGCGGCTGTGCGGCTTTACCCATCATCCAGCCAGTTGTCAGTGCCGTCAAATATCCATCGGCGGCTTCGAGTTTTGCAGATGCGTTCCGCGCGGGTTTCCTGCCGAAAAAAGCGAATCAAGACAAGACAAGACAGGATTTTAGATTTGCTATTTCTATATACGTTCTGGTTGGATAAATGGATCTCAACACATTCATTCGGCTCTCCTGTATTTATGGTGATTCGCCGCTTTAATTTCCGAAATTGTAGCCAACTCCAGCAAGGATACCGACATCGGCATTCCGATTGTCTGGAAAACCTGCATTGAGTCGGACTGTACCTGTAAAATTCGGGGAGACGGGAATATCAATACCACCAGAAATTGCGGGACTAATAGACAAGCCGCGATCGTAGCGCAGCATTGCGCCGCCACCGATAAACGGCGAGAGAATGGTTTGCCCAGCATCATTACGAATTGGAAAATCGGCACTGACAATAATCATTGAAGTTGCGGCTCCGCCACCAAAGAGGATGGTTGCATCGTGTAAAGAGAAGTTATCTGAAAATCGCACCTTCGTCAGAATGGCTACGCCACCCGTACCGAGTGCAGTCGTATTACCTCCCAATCCAATCGCACTCCCGATCCCGATATAGCCATTATTTTGATAACCGATATTTTCTGGTGGCGGAGCCGACTCAGCCGCGACTGGCGATATATTTACCGCCACAAGACTGGTTAAACCGCCGAGCGTAAGTTGTAAGCACCTGGTGAAAAATTGGGACATCTGGGATTGAAGTTAGAGACTATCGAATCTAAGTTACTAATTATCACCAGCCACGACTTCTGTGTCGTTGGCTCTCCCATAACTAGCAACTTGAGTTACTTATAGATACGTCCGAATATTGCTGGTGGATCTCTTCTACGTCACTAGAGATTTAATTAGGTGCTATAAAGATCCATTCGCTCGCTCTGAGAGGGTGTCTGAAAAGTCTTATTGGCTCCGATCGTCGGTTGCTAATCCCCCTAAATCCCCCTTAAAAAGGGGGACTAAGACTCTTGCTCCCCCTTTTTAAGGGGGTTGGGGGGATTTAGATCTATGCTTTTCAGACACCCTCTGAGCGTATCAAGCAACAAGCTTTCATCGCATCGCCTAATTCTACTATCTAAAAATATCGATTAACTGCTGCGAATCTCTCACTACTAATGTTGGCGACAAACATTCGTGCAATAGAGTTTCGTAGAAAAAACAAGCATAGCCATCAAACCGATTGGCGATCGTACTATTAACTTGCGATCGAATTAGATCTGTAGCGATTGGTTTAGTTCTCAAGCCTGTCAAAATTCCAATTAAGGTTGGGATTTTAGTTTTAATAGCTCGCACTTCTGACTTGACAATTTCGCTATTAAATGTATCTAATCGATCGCGATAAACTTGCAGTACCAGTTCGTCGATTAAGCCTAAATCGCACCACTGCTGCCAATCTACCAAATAACGACTTTTAGAAAAGCTCAACGGATTGGGCGAAATCGAGACGATACAGTTGGATCGAATCGAGCGAATCGAGCGGACGATTTGTTGTAATAATGTTGTGAGTTGTTTGGCTCGCCACCGATCCCAATTAGCGAACGGATGTCGATCGAATAATTGGCGCGTAAATCTTTGGCGTAGCTTCTCCCCTGGAGCATCGTAACCTAACTCGATCGGGAAGGAAAAATGGTCGTCTAATTGAATACCACTAACGGGATATCGATCGACCAAATCGCCAATTAAATCTACCATAAATTGACGGACTCGATCGTGACAGGGATTGAGCCAGACATTAGGATCTTGTCTGCCACTGGCACCTTGAATGCGTTGACTATTGCCGCGCGCATCGAGCAGGAGTAAATCTGGATATTGACGCGCCAATGGCGATCCTGGCGGTACCATCAACCCATACTCAAACCACGGAATTACGCGAATGTTTAATGGTTGCGCCAACTCGATAATTTCGGCTAATAAATCTCTACCCACGAAGGGACTATTGGGTAACACCGCCGCACCAGTTAATTGTTTGGCTACCTCGCTGGGATATAAAGTATATCCCCGTTGCCACACCGCTGGATAAATCGTATTAAATCCCAACTCTGCCAGCCGCAACAGTCCCGCCGCCAGATTGCTGCGAGAATTCATCACTCGACTATCGACATTAGTCAGCCAAACAGCTTTTTTCAAGGAGAGTGGGGGACGGGGGGACGGGGGGAAGAGGAGATGTAGAGAATCAGATCTCTAATTGGCAACGCCATTATCAAAACTTTTCATCGTTCTGTGGCGGATCTACAGGATCGGAAGCTTGAGGGGTTAATTGCTTGATGGCTTGTCGATCGTACCATTCTGGAGATCTACCTGGATGCTTTATTTTAAGCTGAGATAACAGCCATTGGGCTTGAGATCGATCGCCACCACATAATGCTAATAATTCTGGCGTCGGGTTTAATGGTTGAGAGGGTGTCGGTGGTGCTTTTGGCGGCTCTGGAGATCTAGTCCGCTCTAGAGTCGTTGCTACCGCGACAGGGATGCCATACTCGGATTCTGATGACATTAAGTCGTTGTAGCTGTCCGTGCCGATAATTCCATCCCATAAGTACTTCAATAATATCGCGCCCACAAATATGCCTGCAATTGGAAATTGCCCCATGCAAACTTGTACGATCTTATCCAGTAGAAAGTAACCGAATGCTACCTTGGCACAGGCTTGATTATAACGAGAGATCCCGTACCCCGTCCCAAAGAAAAATACGGCATTAAAAAATAACAACAGGCTCCAGCCTGGTTCTTTACCACTCAAGACTAACGCTAGCCACAAGAAGGTTGTCATCCCACCGATGAACATGCAAGCTTGAAAGGCATTCTTAATCTGCCTGCGAGCGGTAGCTAGATCTTCTTGATGCTGGAGCTGTAAGGGATCGTAGGTATTTTGACTGCGATCGATTATGGTTGGAGGTGTCATAAAGTTGCTAGAGAAAGCATATTCTCTTAACATTCACTAAACTTAGTCCAATGCGATCGCAGACGCTCGCAATTTTATCGCTCGATCGCTACAATACTTGTCCATAGCGGCTCATGCAATTGCTAAAACAGTTTGCGCGCTACGTCTTTACCATTGAAATCCATGTAATTTGGGTAATGGTGCCGAGGTAGATGTCACTTGTAACAAGCGCGGAATTTTGCCGCTATCGTAGACGCGAAATTCGGACTCGATACTAGCTTCAGCATCGCGCACGGCTTGATTCATCACTACAGAACCGTGTAGATCGGATACAGAACGATGGAATGTACCCCTAGGAATCCGCAGAATCTCGCGATCGGCATCCAACCGCACGATATGATAGGGATAATTCCAAGTGAAATTGACCAGATAAAATGTCCTGCCCCCGGATATGGCCAAGAGATTGTCCTCCTGATGGGGATGGAGATAAAATTGCCAGTAGCCGTTGGTGCTGTCTGGCGGACTCACGGCAGGACCTTGATGTACTACAAGATCGCGAACGTTGGACTCAGGCACGGTAATATCGAAGAAACGCACGCTCGGCGTGTCCCGAAATTTTTTATAGCTTAGTAATTCAAACACGATCCCACCTCACATCAAGAATAATGTCTATTTACTTATTAGCGTCGCACATATAATTTGGTCAAAACGTTAATAGTGGACATTTTCTCTATCTATCCGCTTTTTCAAATATTAAAATGCGATTAGTGAATCTGAAATCTAGATTGCAAGCGCAAATTCTCGTAACTCTACCGTGAATGCGTTTAACAGCGTAGATTCGGTTGTGCGAATGTGTTTTAAAAATTTAGCAAAATTACAGATTTGAAATAAAGTCAATCGAGTCCGATCTATCTTGCCTAAAATAGGAACTAAACACACCATTTTTTCGTCAACATCGTTACTTTCAGGCAAGGCTTAATTCCCTAAGCTCGTGCGTATCGAACAAAAAAGAAGGTTTGCGTCAAAGGGAAAGATTTTAGCTCATTTCATAAACTTTTGCTATGAGCAAGGAATTCATTTCCAAGCGGTTGAAGACTAGAGATAAGGGTTCTAGATTTTATTCCTCACAATCAATCCACCCTGTCTCTCCCAGGATTGGGAACTACGGTGTACGCACGGTAGGGCAAGAGAGAGGGGCTGGGGGTGAGGGCAGAAGGCTGGCATCTTAAATTTAATTCCGCCTACCTACTTAATAATATGAATAGACTGATTCCTACTTGTTTAGGTATCATCACGATCGCCTTAGTTCAACCCCTGACTAATGCTGCCGAGCAAAATGGCGTTCGTGGAGCCGCAATGTCTGCCCAGCGTCCATTGTTAGCGCAGAAGCAAGATCGGCTTGCTGCCGCAGAACGATTTTTGGCGGCTGGAGTGAGTAAATATCGCAAGGGCGATAAACGCGGTGCTTTAGCTGACTATAACCGCGCGATTCAACTCAATCCTCGCTATGCTTTGGCGCATGTCAATCGAGGAGTGGTGCGCTCGGCGTTGGGAGATCGGCAAGGCGCGCTGTCTGATTTCAATCGCGCGATCGAGATCGATCCAAAATACCCTCAAGCTTATAACAATCGCGGTGCCATTAAATACGAATTGGGCAATAAACGCGGTGCGATCGAAGATTATACACGCGCGATCGCCATCGATTATAAATTTGCCCAAGCCTATTACAATCGCGGTGCGACTCGTTATGAATTAGGCGATAAACGCGGTGCTTTAGCCGATTACAACATTGCAATTGCACTCGATCCCAATTATGGTGCAGCTTATTATAGTCGCGGCGTCGTCCGAGCGGAACTAGGCGACAAACAAGGTGCGATCGAAGATTATAATCGGGCGATTGCGCTCGATCCCAACCATGCGGGTGCTTATTACAATCGCGGTGCGATTAAATCGGAATTAGGCGATCGTCATGCAGCTTCAGCAGATTTCGATCGGGCAATTTTACTCAATCCGCACTACGCGAGCAAAGACTATCGGATATCTGTCTCTTATTACAGCCCGATCGTGATTTTCCATCCTCTATTTATCGGCGGTTATTATCAGCGGGGCGGGGTAGTTTATAACACGCAAACTATCTTCTACAACTATTCTAATAATTTCTATTATAACCAGCCGCAAGTTGTTAATAATTCTACCACAGTCATCCAAGTCAACCCCAACAATCGTCGTAATAATAGCGATCGCCAAACCACTATTCTGAATACTAATAATTCAACAGTCGAATCGACAAATCGCCGAGTGATTATTAACAATACTTCAACCGATCGAGTCAACTCTACTCCAGAGCGCACCCGCACCCGCACTCGTCAAGTAATCGACGATAACTCCGAAACCATCGAAGTTAGTCCCGACTCGGAGCGCGATTCGGAACGCCGAGCAGTCCGCCAACGCGATCGACAAACAGTTATTAATAATACTTCCAATACCCAAATTTATACTCAACCAGATCGATCCGATCGAGAGCGACAAGTAATTATCGATAACAATTCGGCAATTCGGCAAGTTGATTCGCTCCCAGAGCGTACTCGCGATCGAGTTATTATCGATAACTCATTCAGCCGCAGTAATACCGGATCTGAAGGGGCTGAGGTTCGTAATTCAGCACGAACGACCATTCGCGAAACCAGACAGCAAGATGATACATCTACTCGATCGGAATCATCCGAACGCCGTTCTAGAAATCGTTAATTAACGATTCTGATTTTCTTATAAATTCAGGATCGAATTGGCTACAACAAACAACAATTTAGTATAGCTGCCTTGTTGAGGTGCTAACTAAATTGTTGTTTGTTGGCTGAGATCGAAAAATGTCAGAGAATATTTAAGTTAAGGACTTAGCTGCCTGAGACAGTAATTCTCCTAGTTGCTTCACCTTTGCCGCAGCACTTGGATCTGCCCCTTCGGATGCTTCTGTCGTGTCTGCACCAATATCGGCAAGAATTTCAGCTAAAGACATCCCTTTGCTGGTTTTGCCAGATGTCAGTGCTGTCTTGAGTTCGCCCAAGTCATCAGCAAGGTCATTGCCTTGAAGCTGTTGTTGCCAACTCTCGATAACAGCAATTGCTTGCTCGGCAGGAATAGAGGTAAGACCCTGTTGCAGAGCCGCAATGGTAGTGTCAATATCAACCTGAGCCATAAAAAAATCTTCCTTGTTTGATTTGCTGGGTGTAATTATTCAATGTATTTCCGATCGCAACCCCTCACCTGCTTCATTGTTCCTAACATATCTGAGAAATTCGTCTTTCCTTCGACGTATATAAATAGGTAGACTAGCAAATTACTAGTTACCATAATTCCGTAACTAGTACTATGCGGCAGAAATTAACCAACCATTTCTTTCCCCGCTGTCTTGATTTGCTAACCCGTCGGGAAACCCGACGAGCGCAAATCGCTGTCTTGTCTTGTCTTGTCTCGCTGCTTGGTGCGCTTCCATGGTCAGGAAACCCGACCGGAGCGCATCCGCATAATCCGGGAGGAAACCTCCCGGCTGCTCCCCGCTCCCCGCTCCCCGCTCCCCGCAAAATAGTAACCTTATTTGCGCCGTAGACTACTAGCAACTTCAATCTAAGCTTGCACGATAATTAGTTGCAGTATCCGATATACCGTCATGTGAGATGGTGGCTTGACATTCAATTCATCTGCTCTTGCTTCAACCCGATTGAATACCTGCTTACGCTGGAAATAGACACTTAAAAGGACAAATAATGAGTTAATGTACATTTGGCGACATTTCCAACCATGACTCAAACTGCTCGATCGCGATCGAGTAGAAACTCTGTATCTACATGATAACTTGGATTTTAAGCAATATCGATCGAGTCGATATTACTAATAGCGACGAGTCATTAGGATCTGGCTTCTCTTGCTTGAAGAAATCGCT harbors:
- a CDS encoding S9 family peptidase → MQLAPFGSWKSPITADAIVADSIGLGSIVIDGADIYWLESRPQEAGRSVIVRRTSDGKNTDVTPPEYNVRNRVHEYGGAAYTVVDGCVYFSNISDNCLYVQDLRSEQPQQVRQLTHDKKKRYADLSVDTLRHRLICVQEEHDSADFEPLNTIVSIDIAKPDDIQVMAGGCDFYAAPRLSPDGSRLAWLSWNHPNLPWDGTNLQVANIVNGYLAAPSLIAGGANQAIFQPQWAGDDTLYFVSDRTGWGNLYCWQGSTVKPVHELEAEFGLPQWVFGMSTYALVGNRIVCTYTQRGVWHLALINTLSGHLTRLNVPYTDISNVRAAGNLVVCCAASATHANEIITIDLLTESREILQRSNRLKIDPRYFSIPESIEFPTTDGNTAFAFYYPPTNPDYQPLLGEKPPLLVKSHGGPTAATSNQLSLKTQYWTSRGFAVVDVNYGGSTGYGKAYQHRLDGKWGIVDVDDCTNAALYLVRQGLADANRLAISGGSAGGYTTLAALTFGDTFKAGASYYGVSDLASLAKDTHKFESRYLDRLVAPYPAQADLYQARSPLYFTDRLSCPIAFFQGLEDKVVPPNQAEMMVAVLKAKQIPVAYVTFPTEQHGFRQAENIKRALTGEFYFYAQIFGFELAEEIEPIQIDR
- a CDS encoding glycoside hydrolase family 10 protein — its product is MKKAVWLTNVDSRVMNSRSNLAAGLLRLAELGFNTIYPAVWQRGYTLYPSEVAKQLTGAAVLPNSPFVGRDLLAEIIELAQPLNIRVIPWFEYGLMVPPGSPLARQYPDLLLLDARGNSQRIQGASGRQDPNVWLNPCHDRVRQFMVDLIGDLVDRYPVSGIQLDDHFSFPIELGYDAPGEKLRQRFTRQLFDRHPFANWDRWRAKQLTTLLQQIVRSIRSIRSNCIVSISPNPLSFSKSRYLVDWQQWCDLGLIDELVLQVYRDRLDTFNSEIVKSEVRAIKTKIPTLIGILTGLRTKPIATDLIRSQVNSTIANRFDGYACFFYETLLHECLSPTLVVRDSQQLIDIFR
- a CDS encoding tetratricopeptide repeat protein, encoding MNRLIPTCLGIITIALVQPLTNAAEQNGVRGAAMSAQRPLLAQKQDRLAAAERFLAAGVSKYRKGDKRGALADYNRAIQLNPRYALAHVNRGVVRSALGDRQGALSDFNRAIEIDPKYPQAYNNRGAIKYELGNKRGAIEDYTRAIAIDYKFAQAYYNRGATRYELGDKRGALADYNIAIALDPNYGAAYYSRGVVRAELGDKQGAIEDYNRAIALDPNHAGAYYNRGAIKSELGDRHAASADFDRAILLNPHYASKDYRISVSYYSPIVIFHPLFIGGYYQRGGVVYNTQTIFYNYSNNFYYNQPQVVNNSTTVIQVNPNNRRNNSDRQTTILNTNNSTVESTNRRVIINNTSTDRVNSTPERTRTRTRQVIDDNSETIEVSPDSERDSERRAVRQRDRQTVINNTSNTQIYTQPDRSDRERQVIIDNNSAIRQVDSLPERTRDRVIIDNSFSRSNTGSEGAEVRNSARTTIRETRQQDDTSTRSESSERRSRNR